From Pseudomonas putida, one genomic window encodes:
- the map gene encoding type I methionyl aminopeptidase, with translation MTVTIKTAEDIEKMRIAGRLAAEVLEMIEEHVKPGVTTEELDRLCHDYIVNVQQAIPAPLNYKGYPKSICTSINHVVCHGIPNDKPLKDGDTLNIDVTVIKDGYHGDTSRMFHVGTVPVWAERLSKVTQECMYKAIELVKPGCRLGDIGEVIQKHAEKNGFSVVREFCGHGIGKVFHEEPQILHYGRAGTGMELKEGMTFTIEPMINQGKADTKVLGDGWTAITKDRKLSAQWEHTLVVTATGYEIFTLRKDDTIPRTSA, from the coding sequence ATGACCGTTACCATCAAGACCGCAGAAGACATCGAGAAGATGCGCATCGCCGGCCGCCTGGCCGCCGAAGTGCTGGAAATGATCGAAGAACACGTCAAGCCCGGTGTCACCACCGAAGAGCTCGACCGCCTGTGCCACGACTATATCGTCAACGTGCAGCAGGCCATTCCGGCACCGCTCAACTACAAAGGCTACCCGAAGTCGATCTGCACCTCGATCAACCACGTGGTCTGCCACGGCATCCCCAACGACAAGCCACTCAAGGACGGCGACACGCTGAACATCGATGTCACCGTGATCAAGGATGGCTACCACGGCGACACCAGCCGCATGTTCCACGTCGGCACTGTGCCGGTCTGGGCCGAACGCCTGTCCAAAGTCACCCAGGAATGCATGTACAAGGCCATCGAACTGGTCAAGCCAGGCTGCCGCCTGGGCGATATCGGTGAAGTGATCCAGAAGCACGCCGAAAAGAACGGTTTTTCGGTGGTGCGTGAATTCTGCGGCCACGGCATCGGCAAGGTGTTCCACGAAGAGCCGCAGATCCTCCACTACGGCCGTGCCGGCACCGGCATGGAGCTCAAAGAGGGCATGACCTTCACCATCGAACCGATGATCAACCAGGGCAAGGCCGACACCAAGGTACTGGGCGACGGCTGGACTGCCATCACCAAGGACCGCAAGCTCTCGGCGCAGTGGGAACACACCCTGGTGGTGACCGCCACCGGCTACGAGATCTTCACCCTGCGCAAGGACGACACCATCCCGCGCACTTCGGCCTGA
- the pyrH gene encoding UMP kinase has protein sequence MAQQGSGYQARYKRILLKLSGEALMGSEEFGIDPKVLDRMALEVGQLVGIGVQVGLVIGGGNLFRGAALSAAGMDRVTGDHMGMLATVMNGLAMRDALERANITAIVMSAISMVGVTDHYDRRKAMRHLNAKEVVIFAAGTGNPFFTTDSAACLRAIEIDADVVLKATKVDGVYTADPFKDPHAEKFDHLTYDEVLDRKLGVMDLTAICLCRDHKMPLRVFNMNKPGALLNIVHGGAEGTLIEEVQK, from the coding sequence ATGGCTCAGCAGGGCAGTGGTTATCAGGCTCGCTATAAACGCATTCTACTCAAACTTAGCGGCGAGGCCCTGATGGGCTCGGAAGAGTTCGGGATCGACCCCAAGGTCCTGGATCGCATGGCCCTGGAAGTCGGCCAGTTGGTCGGCATCGGTGTCCAGGTCGGCCTGGTGATCGGCGGTGGCAACCTGTTCCGTGGTGCGGCGCTCAGTGCAGCCGGCATGGACCGTGTTACCGGTGACCACATGGGTATGCTGGCGACGGTGATGAACGGCCTGGCCATGCGCGACGCGCTGGAGCGGGCGAACATTACCGCTATCGTCATGTCGGCCATTTCCATGGTGGGTGTGACCGATCACTATGACCGCCGCAAAGCCATGCGCCACCTGAACGCCAAAGAAGTCGTAATCTTCGCTGCCGGTACTGGCAACCCGTTCTTCACCACCGACTCCGCCGCGTGCCTGCGTGCCATCGAAATCGATGCCGACGTGGTATTGAAGGCAACCAAGGTCGATGGTGTATACACTGCAGATCCATTCAAGGACCCGCATGCCGAGAAGTTCGATCATCTGACCTACGATGAAGTGCTGGATCGCAAGCTGGGTGTAATGGATCTCACGGCAATCTGCCTTTGCCGCGACCACAAGATGCCGCTGCGCGTCTTCAACATGAACAAACCCGGCGCCTTGCTGAACATCGTGCATGGCGGCGCGGAAGGAACTCTGATCGAGGAAGTTCAAAAATGA
- the tsf gene encoding translation elongation factor Ts — MAAITAALVKELRERTGEGMMDCKKALEKAGGDIEKAIDDMRASGAIKAAKKAGNVAAEGAIAVKTDGKSAVLLEVNSQTDFLALQDDFKNFVAESLEEAFAQKLTDAAPLIASREAAREALVAKCGENVNIRRLVRVEGDVVGAYLHGNKIGAVVVLKGGDVELAKNIGMHVAASNPEFLDASEISAEAIEREKNVFLQLNADKIAGKPENIVENMINGRITKFKAEASLKEQAFVMNPEVKVGELAKKAGAEIVSFTYFKVGEGIEKPVDDFAAEVAAQVAAAKQ, encoded by the coding sequence ATGGCAGCAATTACTGCAGCGCTGGTCAAAGAACTGCGCGAGCGTACCGGCGAAGGCATGATGGATTGCAAAAAGGCCCTGGAAAAGGCCGGCGGCGACATCGAAAAAGCCATTGACGACATGCGTGCCTCGGGCGCCATCAAGGCCGCCAAAAAGGCTGGCAACGTCGCTGCGGAAGGCGCGATCGCCGTCAAGACCGACGGTAAATCCGCCGTCCTGCTGGAAGTCAACTCGCAGACCGACTTCCTGGCCCTGCAAGACGACTTCAAGAACTTCGTCGCTGAAAGCCTTGAAGAAGCTTTCGCCCAGAAGCTGACCGACGCCGCTCCGCTGATCGCCTCGCGCGAAGCCGCTCGTGAAGCCCTGGTCGCCAAGTGCGGCGAGAACGTCAACATCCGTCGCCTGGTGCGCGTTGAGGGTGACGTTGTCGGTGCTTACCTGCACGGTAACAAGATCGGTGCTGTTGTCGTCCTCAAAGGCGGCGACGTCGAGCTGGCCAAGAACATTGGCATGCACGTTGCAGCTTCGAACCCAGAGTTCCTCGATGCGTCGGAAATCTCCGCCGAGGCCATCGAGCGCGAGAAGAACGTCTTCCTGCAGCTGAACGCTGACAAGATCGCCGGCAAGCCGGAAAACATCGTTGAGAACATGATCAACGGCCGCATCACCAAGTTCAAGGCAGAAGCCTCGCTGAAAGAGCAAGCCTTCGTCATGAACCCAGAAGTCAAAGTCGGCGAGCTGGCCAAGAAAGCCGGTGCTGAAATCGTTTCCTTCACCTACTTCAAGGTAGGCGAAGGCATCGAGAAGCCGGTCGACGACTTCGCTGCTGAAGTTGCCGCTCAGGTAGCTGCCGCCAAGCAGTAA
- the dapD gene encoding 2,3,4,5-tetrahydropyridine-2,6-dicarboxylate N-succinyltransferase, which produces MSTTLFSLAFGVGSQNRQGTWLEVFYAQPLLKPSAELVAAVAPILGYEGGNHAITFSNAQAAQLAEAVKGIDAAQAALLTRLAESHKPLVATLLAEDAALASTPEAYLKLHLLSHRLVKPHGVSLAGIFPLLPNVAWTNQGAVDLAELAELQLEARLKGELLEVFSVDKFPKMTDYVVPAGVRIADTARVRLGAYIGEGTTIMHEGFVNFNAGTEGPGMIEGRVSAGVFVGKGSDLGGGCSTMGTLSGGGNIVIKVGEGCLIGANAGIGIPLGDRNTVEAGLYITAGTKVNLLDENNELVKVVKARDLAGQTDLLFRRNSLNGAVECKTHKSAIELNEALHAHN; this is translated from the coding sequence ATGTCCACTACCCTGTTCAGCCTGGCCTTCGGTGTCGGCTCCCAGAACCGCCAGGGCACCTGGCTGGAAGTCTTCTACGCACAGCCGCTGCTCAAGCCGAGCGCCGAGCTGGTCGCCGCTGTTGCGCCGATCCTCGGCTATGAAGGTGGCAACCACGCCATCACCTTCAGCAATGCCCAGGCCGCGCAACTGGCCGAAGCCGTCAAAGGCATCGATGCCGCCCAGGCCGCCCTGCTGACCCGCCTGGCCGAAAGCCACAAGCCGCTGGTCGCCACCCTGCTGGCCGAAGACGCTGCCCTGGCGTCGACCCCAGAGGCCTACCTGAAGCTGCACCTGCTGTCGCACCGCCTGGTCAAGCCGCACGGCGTGAGCCTGGCAGGCATCTTCCCGCTGCTGCCGAACGTCGCCTGGACCAACCAAGGCGCCGTCGACCTGGCAGAGCTGGCCGAACTGCAACTGGAGGCGCGCCTCAAAGGCGAGCTGCTGGAAGTGTTCTCGGTGGACAAGTTCCCGAAGATGACCGACTACGTGGTCCCGGCCGGCGTGCGTATCGCCGACACCGCCCGTGTGCGCCTGGGCGCCTACATCGGCGAAGGCACCACGATCATGCACGAAGGCTTCGTCAACTTTAATGCCGGCACCGAAGGCCCGGGCATGATCGAAGGCCGTGTATCGGCCGGTGTATTCGTCGGCAAGGGTTCGGACCTGGGCGGCGGCTGCTCGACCATGGGCACCCTGTCCGGTGGTGGCAATATCGTCATCAAGGTCGGTGAAGGTTGCCTGATCGGCGCCAACGCCGGCATCGGCATCCCGCTGGGCGACCGCAACACCGTCGAAGCTGGCCTGTACATCACAGCCGGCACCAAGGTAAACCTGCTCGACGAAAACAATGAGCTGGTCAAAGTGGTCAAGGCGCGCGACCTGGCTGGCCAGACCGACCTGCTGTTCCGCCGCAACTCGCTCAACGGCGCCGTCGAGTGCAAGACGCACAAATCGGCGATCGAGCTGAACGAGGCGCTGCACGCCCACAACTGA
- a CDS encoding Na+/H+ antiporter, with translation MQSAYTVLILLTLVSVSKLVGRVIPLPLPLVQIAAGALLAWPSLGLHVALDPELFLFLFLPPLLFADGWRIPKRELWRIRGPVVALAVGLVLFTVVGAGYFIHWLLPSIPLAVAFALAAVLSPTDAVAVSAITQDRLPTPLMHMLQGEALMNDASGLVTFKFALAAAITGVFSLADASFSFVLVAIGGLAVGVALSWLIGRLRAWMIARGWDDPATHVVFMLLLPFAAYVLAERLGVSGILSAVAAGMMQSWLDLLPRQTSTRLLNRSVWSLLEFAFNGLIFLLLGLQLPDIIKAVVSHEPTLWPTLAWRCLDVLAIFAALILLRFIWVQSIWRAVGVVRRWRGKPALVLMPTARSCWLLTLGGVRGAVTLAGVMSIPLLIGAGQDFPERDLLIFIAAGVILLSLASACVALPFLLKGVTRSPDERLHQEVQEAWRRTAEAAIHALEAEEVIDASAPQDAAQATLATELKARLMAEYRDELDSYNDTAEARALAEQMDLLERRLRLRALRAQRLELYNLHRQHLVGDEVVRQVLGELDLSEANLGAVK, from the coding sequence ATGCAGTCCGCCTATACCGTCCTCATCCTGCTGACGCTGGTAAGCGTGTCGAAACTGGTCGGGCGGGTAATCCCGTTGCCGCTGCCGCTGGTGCAGATCGCTGCCGGTGCGCTGTTGGCCTGGCCGAGCCTGGGGCTGCATGTGGCCCTGGACCCTGAACTGTTCCTCTTCCTGTTCCTGCCGCCGTTGCTGTTTGCCGACGGCTGGCGCATCCCGAAACGCGAACTGTGGCGCATCCGCGGGCCGGTGGTGGCGCTGGCTGTAGGGCTGGTGCTGTTCACTGTGGTCGGTGCCGGCTACTTCATCCATTGGCTGCTGCCCAGCATCCCGCTGGCGGTCGCCTTTGCCCTGGCGGCCGTATTGTCGCCGACCGACGCCGTGGCCGTCTCGGCCATCACCCAGGACCGCCTCCCCACTCCCCTGATGCACATGCTTCAGGGGGAGGCGCTGATGAATGACGCCTCTGGCCTGGTGACCTTCAAGTTTGCGCTGGCAGCGGCGATCACCGGCGTATTTTCACTGGCCGATGCCAGTTTCAGTTTTGTCTTGGTTGCCATCGGCGGGTTGGCGGTCGGCGTGGCTCTGAGCTGGCTGATTGGCAGGCTGCGCGCCTGGATGATCGCCCGTGGCTGGGATGACCCGGCCACTCACGTGGTATTCATGCTGCTGCTGCCGTTTGCCGCCTATGTATTGGCCGAGCGCCTTGGGGTATCGGGCATCCTCTCGGCGGTCGCCGCCGGCATGATGCAGAGCTGGCTCGATCTGCTGCCGCGCCAGACCAGCACCCGCCTGCTCAACCGTAGTGTCTGGTCGCTGCTGGAATTCGCCTTCAATGGCCTGATCTTCCTCCTCTTGGGCCTGCAATTGCCGGACATCATCAAGGCGGTGGTCAGCCATGAGCCTACCCTGTGGCCGACACTGGCCTGGCGTTGCCTGGATGTGCTGGCGATCTTCGCGGCGCTGATCCTGCTGCGTTTCATCTGGGTGCAAAGCATCTGGCGGGCGGTTGGGGTCGTGCGTCGCTGGCGGGGCAAACCGGCACTGGTACTGATGCCCACCGCGCGCTCATGCTGGCTGCTGACCCTAGGTGGGGTGCGCGGGGCCGTGACCCTGGCGGGTGTGATGTCGATACCGCTGCTGATCGGGGCTGGCCAGGATTTCCCAGAGCGCGACCTGCTGATTTTCATCGCTGCGGGCGTCATCTTGCTTTCGCTGGCCAGCGCCTGCGTGGCTCTGCCTTTTCTCTTGAAAGGTGTCACCCGCAGCCCGGACGAGCGGCTGCATCAGGAGGTGCAGGAAGCCTGGCGGCGCACGGCCGAGGCTGCCATTCATGCCCTGGAGGCCGAGGAAGTGATTGATGCCAGCGCGCCTCAGGATGCGGCGCAGGCGACCCTGGCCACGGAGCTCAAGGCACGGTTGATGGCCGAGTACCGCGATGAACTGGACAGTTACAACGACACGGCCGAGGCGAGGGCCTTGGCAGAGCAGATGGACTTGCTGGAGCGCCGCCTGCGCCTGCGGGCGCTCAGGGCGCAGCGCCTGGAGTTGTATAACCTGCATCGCCAGCACCTGGTAGGCGACGAGGTGGTACGGCAAGTGTTGGGTGAGCTGGACTTGAGCGAGGCGAACCTGGGGGCAGTCAAATGA
- the dapC gene encoding succinyldiaminopimelate transaminase, whose amino-acid sequence MNHALTQLQPYPFEKLRALLGSVKPAVDKRAIALSIGEPKHESPAFVAQAMADNLDKLAVYPSTIGLPALRQAIAQWCERRFGVPAGWLDADRHVLPVNGTREALFAFTQAVVNRADDGLVVSPNPFYQIYEGAALLAGATPHYLPCLENNGFNPDFDAVPAEVWKRCQILFLCSPGNPTGALVPMDTLKKLIALADEHDFVIAADECYSELYFDEDAPPPGLLSACAELGRSDFKRCVVFHSLSKRSNLPGLRSGFVAGDAEIIKPFLLYRTYHGCAMPVQTQLASIAAWQDEAHVRENRDQYRAKYDAVLDILQPVLDVQRPDGSFYLWAKVPGCDADFTRDLFEAQHVTVVPGSYLSRDVDGVNPGAGRVRMALVAPLAECIEAAERIRAFVQNR is encoded by the coding sequence ATGAACCATGCCTTGACCCAGCTTCAGCCCTACCCGTTCGAGAAACTCCGCGCGCTGCTGGGCAGCGTGAAGCCTGCGGTGGACAAGCGCGCCATCGCCCTGTCGATCGGTGAGCCGAAGCACGAATCGCCGGCATTCGTAGCCCAGGCCATGGCCGACAACCTCGACAAGCTGGCGGTCTACCCCAGCACCATCGGCCTGCCAGCGCTGCGCCAGGCCATTGCCCAGTGGTGCGAGCGCCGCTTCGGCGTACCGGCCGGCTGGCTGGACGCAGACCGCCATGTGCTGCCGGTCAACGGCACCCGTGAAGCGCTGTTCGCCTTCACCCAGGCCGTGGTCAACCGCGCCGATGATGGCCTGGTGGTCAGCCCCAACCCGTTCTACCAGATCTACGAAGGCGCGGCCCTGCTCGCCGGCGCCACGCCGCATTACCTGCCGTGCCTGGAAAACAACGGTTTCAACCCGGACTTCGACGCCGTGCCCGCCGAGGTCTGGAAGCGCTGCCAGATCCTGTTCCTGTGCTCACCGGGAAACCCCACCGGCGCACTGGTACCGATGGACACCCTGAAGAAGCTGATTGCACTGGCCGACGAGCACGATTTCGTCATCGCCGCCGACGAGTGCTACAGCGAGCTCTACTTTGACGAAGACGCCCCACCACCGGGCCTTCTCAGTGCCTGTGCCGAACTGGGTCGCAGTGATTTCAAGCGTTGCGTGGTATTCCACAGCCTGTCCAAACGCTCCAACCTGCCGGGCCTGCGTTCGGGCTTCGTTGCCGGCGATGCGGAAATCATCAAGCCGTTCCTGCTCTATCGCACCTACCATGGCTGCGCCATGCCAGTGCAGACCCAACTGGCCAGCATCGCCGCCTGGCAGGATGAAGCGCATGTGCGCGAGAATCGCGACCAGTACCGCGCCAAATACGATGCCGTGCTGGATATCCTGCAGCCCGTGCTGGACGTACAGCGGCCCGATGGCAGCTTCTACCTGTGGGCCAAGGTGCCGGGGTGCGATGCTGACTTCACCCGCGACCTGTTCGAAGCCCAGCATGTGACGGTGGTGCCTGGTTCGTACCTGTCGCGCGACGTGGACGGCGTCAATCCGGGGGCCGGGCGGGTACGCATGGCACTGGTCGCACCGTTGGCCGAGTGCATCGAAGCGGCTGAGCGGATTCGTGCGTTCGTGCAAAACCGTTGA
- the rpsB gene encoding 30S ribosomal protein S2, which yields MSQVNMRDMLKAGVHFGHQTRYWNPKMGKYIFGARNKIHIINLEKTLPMFNDALSFVERLAQGKNKIMFVGTKRSAGKIVAEQAARCGSPYVDHRWLGGMLTNYKTIRASIKRLRDLETQAEDGTFAKLTKKEALMRSRDLEKLDRSLGGIKDMGGLPDALFVIDVDHERIAITEANKLGIPVIGVVDTNSSPEGVDYIIPGNDDAIRAIELYMTSMADAVIRGRNNVAGGTEVYAEEAAAPAAE from the coding sequence ATGTCCCAAGTCAACATGCGCGATATGCTGAAGGCCGGTGTGCACTTCGGCCACCAGACCCGTTACTGGAACCCGAAAATGGGCAAGTACATTTTCGGCGCGCGTAACAAGATCCACATCATCAACCTGGAAAAAACCCTGCCAATGTTCAACGACGCTCTGTCGTTCGTAGAGCGCCTGGCCCAGGGCAAGAACAAGATCATGTTCGTCGGCACCAAGCGTTCCGCCGGCAAGATCGTCGCCGAGCAAGCTGCTCGTTGCGGTTCGCCATACGTTGACCACCGCTGGTTGGGCGGCATGCTGACCAACTACAAAACCATCCGCGCTTCGATCAAGCGTCTGCGCGACCTGGAAACCCAGGCCGAAGATGGCACCTTTGCCAAGCTGACCAAGAAAGAAGCCCTGATGCGTTCGCGCGATCTGGAAAAGCTGGACCGCAGCCTGGGTGGTATCAAGGACATGGGCGGCCTGCCTGATGCCCTGTTCGTGATCGACGTTGACCACGAGCGCATTGCTATCACCGAAGCCAACAAGCTGGGCATCCCGGTTATCGGCGTTGTCGATACCAACAGCAGCCCGGAAGGTGTTGACTACATCATCCCAGGTAACGATGACGCCATTCGCGCTATCGAGCTGTACATGACTTCGATGGCTGACGCCGTCATCCGCGGCCGCAACAACGTTGCTGGCGGCACCGAAGTCTACGCTGAAGAAGCGGCTGCACCTGCTGCCGAGTAA
- the frr gene encoding ribosome recycling factor has translation MINDIKKDAQDRMGKSIEALGRHLASIRTGRAHPSILDSVKVTAWGSEMPLNQVAAITVEDARTLKIVAHDKNLSAAIEKAILTSDLGLNPSSAGTTIRVPMPALTEETRKGYTKQASGVAEDAKVAVRNVRRDALADLKKLTKDKEISEDEERRAADEIQKLTDKFVAEIDAAFKAKEKDLLAV, from the coding sequence ATGATCAACGACATCAAGAAAGACGCTCAGGACCGCATGGGCAAGTCTATCGAGGCTTTGGGCCGCCACCTGGCGTCCATTCGCACCGGTCGCGCCCACCCAAGCATCCTGGACAGCGTCAAGGTCACGGCGTGGGGCAGCGAAATGCCGCTGAACCAGGTCGCTGCAATCACTGTTGAAGATGCGCGCACCCTGAAAATCGTCGCCCACGACAAGAACCTCAGCGCTGCCATCGAGAAGGCCATCCTGACTTCCGACCTGGGCCTGAACCCGTCCAGCGCCGGCACCACCATCCGTGTACCGATGCCGGCCCTGACCGAGGAAACCCGCAAGGGTTACACCAAGCAGGCCAGCGGCGTTGCCGAAGATGCCAAGGTTGCGGTGCGCAACGTGCGTCGTGATGCCCTGGCCGACCTGAAGAAGCTGACCAAGGACAAGGAAATCAGCGAAGACGAAGAGCGTCGTGCGGCTGACGAGATCCAGAAGCTGACCGACAAGTTCGTCGCCGAGATCGACGCTGCGTTCAAAGCCAAGGAAAAGGACCTGTTGGCCGTCTAA
- a CDS encoding ArsC family reductase: protein MTYTLYGIKACDTMKKARTWLEDQAIAYEFHDYKTQGIDRDSLNRWCDEHGWEVILNRAGTTFRKLDDTSKADLDQAKAVELMLAQPSMIKRPVLDLGARTLVGFKPDLYAAALA, encoded by the coding sequence ATGACCTACACGCTCTACGGCATCAAAGCCTGCGATACCATGAAAAAAGCGCGCACCTGGCTCGAAGATCAAGCCATCGCCTACGAATTCCATGACTACAAGACTCAAGGCATCGACCGTGACAGCCTGAACCGCTGGTGCGACGAGCACGGCTGGGAAGTGATCCTCAACCGTGCCGGCACCACGTTCCGCAAGCTCGACGATACCAGCAAGGCCGACCTCGACCAGGCCAAGGCCGTCGAGCTGATGCTGGCCCAGCCGTCGATGATCAAGCGGCCGGTGCTCGACCTTGGCGCGCGCACCCTGGTCGGTTTCAAACCTGACCTGTACGCCGCTGCGCTGGCCTGA
- a CDS encoding [protein-PII] uridylyltransferase: MPQVDPELFDRGQFQAELALKASPIAAFKKAIRQAGEVLDKRFRDGREIRQLIEDRAWLVDNILQQAWKQFDWGDADGIALVAVGGYGRGELHPHSDIDLLILLRDVEHEQYRDAIERFLTLLWDIGLEVGQSVRTIDECAEQARADLTVITNMMESRTIAGPEALRQRMLEVTSTAHMWPSKEFFLAKRAELKARHHKYNDTEYNLEPNVKGSPGGLRDIQTVLWVARRQYGTLNLHALAGEGFLLESENELLASSQDFLWKVRYALHMLAGRAEDRLLFDHQRSIAALLGYSDENPKRAIEQFMQQYYRVVMSISQLCDLIIQHFEEVILADDDSGTTQPLNTRFRLHDGYIEAVNANVFKRTPFAMMEIFVLMAQHPEIKGVRADTVRLLREHRHLIDDTFRNDIRNTSLFIELFKCEIGIHRNLRRMNRYGILGRYLPEFGLIVGQMQHDLFHIYTVDAHTLNLIKHLRKLQYTPVSEKFPLASKLMGRLPKPELIYLAGLYHDIGKGRQGDHSELGAVDAKKFCERHQLPAWDSRLIVWLVQNHLVMSTTAQRKDLSDPQVINDFALHVGDETRLDYLYVLTVADINATNPSLWNSWRASLLRQLYSETKRALRRGLENPLDREEQIRQTQSAALDILVREGTDPDDVEQLWSQLGDDYFLKHNAADVAWHSDAILQQPADGGPLVLIKETTQREFEGGTQIFIYAPDQHDFFAVTVAAMSQLNLNIHDARIITSSSQFTLDTYIVLDNDGGSIGDNPQRVKQIRDGLTEALRNPEDYPTIIQRRVPRQLKHFNFPPQVTILNDAQRAVTILEITAPDRPGLLARIGRIFLEFDLSLQNAKIATLGERVEDVFFITDADNQPLSDPQLCSRLQEAIVQQLQAGQASDASPARVTF, from the coding sequence ATGCCCCAGGTGGATCCCGAGCTGTTCGACCGCGGCCAGTTCCAGGCGGAACTGGCCCTCAAGGCGAGCCCCATCGCCGCTTTCAAGAAGGCCATCCGCCAGGCCGGCGAGGTGCTCGACAAGCGTTTCCGTGACGGCCGTGAAATCCGTCAGCTGATCGAGGACCGTGCCTGGCTCGTCGACAACATCCTGCAACAGGCCTGGAAGCAGTTCGACTGGGGCGATGCGGACGGCATCGCGCTGGTGGCGGTCGGGGGCTATGGGCGCGGTGAACTGCACCCGCACTCGGACATCGACCTGCTGATCCTGCTGCGCGACGTCGAACACGAGCAGTACCGCGATGCCATCGAACGCTTCCTTACACTGCTGTGGGACATCGGCCTGGAAGTGGGCCAAAGCGTGCGCACCATCGACGAGTGTGCCGAACAAGCCCGTGCCGACCTGACGGTCATCACCAACATGATGGAAAGCCGTACCATCGCCGGCCCTGAAGCCCTGCGTCAGCGCATGCTCGAGGTCACCAGCACCGCGCACATGTGGCCGAGCAAGGAGTTCTTCCTGGCCAAGCGTGCAGAGCTCAAGGCCCGCCACCACAAGTACAACGACACCGAGTACAACCTCGAGCCCAATGTAAAAGGCTCGCCCGGTGGCCTTCGCGACATCCAGACAGTCCTTTGGGTAGCCCGTCGCCAGTACGGCACCCTGAACCTGCACGCCCTCGCTGGCGAAGGCTTCCTGCTGGAAAGCGAAAACGAACTGCTGGCTTCCTCCCAGGACTTCTTGTGGAAGGTGCGCTACGCCCTGCACATGCTCGCCGGCCGCGCCGAAGACCGCCTGCTGTTCGACCACCAGCGCAGCATCGCCGCACTGCTGGGCTACAGCGACGAAAATCCCAAGCGCGCCATCGAACAGTTCATGCAGCAGTACTACCGGGTGGTGATGAGCATCAGCCAGTTGTGCGACCTGATCATCCAGCACTTCGAGGAAGTCATCCTCGCCGACGATGACAGTGGCACCACCCAGCCGCTCAATACACGCTTCCGCCTGCACGACGGCTACATCGAAGCGGTCAACGCCAACGTGTTCAAGCGCACGCCGTTCGCCATGATGGAGATCTTCGTGCTGATGGCGCAGCACCCGGAAATCAAGGGTGTGCGCGCTGACACCGTGCGCCTGCTGCGCGAGCACCGCCACCTGATCGACGACACCTTCCGCAACGATATCCGCAACACCAGCCTGTTCATCGAGCTGTTCAAGTGCGAAATCGGCATCCATCGCAACCTGCGGCGGATGAACCGCTACGGCATCCTCGGCCGCTACCTGCCAGAGTTCGGCCTGATCGTCGGGCAGATGCAGCACGACCTGTTCCACATCTATACGGTCGACGCGCACACCCTCAACCTCATCAAGCACCTGCGCAAGCTGCAATACACGCCCGTATCCGAAAAATTCCCGCTGGCCAGCAAGCTCATGGGCCGCCTGCCCAAACCTGAGCTCATCTACCTGGCCGGTCTGTACCACGACATCGGCAAAGGGCGCCAGGGCGACCACTCCGAGCTGGGCGCTGTGGATGCGAAGAAATTTTGTGAGCGCCATCAGTTGCCCGCCTGGGACAGCCGGCTGATCGTCTGGCTGGTGCAGAACCACCTGGTGATGTCCACCACCGCGCAACGCAAGGACCTGTCCGACCCGCAGGTGATCAACGACTTCGCCCTGCATGTCGGCGACGAGACGCGCCTGGACTACCTGTATGTGCTGACCGTGGCCGACATCAATGCCACCAACCCCAGCCTGTGGAACTCCTGGCGCGCCAGCCTGCTGCGCCAGCTGTACAGCGAGACCAAACGGGCCCTGCGTCGCGGCCTGGAAAACCCGCTGGACCGCGAGGAGCAGATCCGTCAGACACAGAGCGCTGCGCTGGACATCCTCGTCAGAGAGGGCACCGACCCGGACGACGTCGAGCAACTCTGGTCGCAACTGGGTGACGACTATTTCCTCAAGCACAACGCCGCTGATGTGGCCTGGCACAGTGATGCGATCCTGCAGCAGCCTGCCGACGGCGGGCCGCTGGTACTGATCAAGGAAACCACCCAGCGTGAGTTCGAGGGCGGTACGCAGATTTTCATCTATGCCCCCGACCAGCACGACTTCTTTGCCGTGACCGTAGCGGCCATGTCGCAGCTCAACCTGAACATCCATGACGCGCGCATCATCACCTCGAGCAGCCAGTTCACGCTCGACACCTATATCGTGCTCGACAATGACGGCGGCTCCATCGGTGACAACCCGCAACGCGTCAAGCAGATCCGCGACGGCCTGACCGAGGCGCTGCGCAACCCCGAGGATTACCCGACCATCATCCAGCGTCGGGTACCCCGCCAGCTCAAGCATTTCAACTTCCCGCCGCAGGTGACCATCCTCAACGATGCCCAGCGGGCGGTGACCATCCTCGAGATCACCGCGCCGGACCGCCCCGGGCTGCTGGCGCGGATCGGGCGGATCTTCCTGGAGTTCGACCTGTCACTGCAGAACGCCAAGATCGCCACCCTCGGCGAACGCGTGGAAGACGTATTCTTCATTACCGACGCCGACAACCAACCGCTGTCCGACCCGCAGTTGTGCAGCCGCCTGCAGGAAGCGATCGTGCAACAGCTGCAGGCCGGCCAGGCCAGCGATGCCAGCCCGGCCCGCGTGACCTTTTAA